From the genome of Arthrobacter sp. ERGS1:01:
GCCTTCGCTCATTTGCTCATCCGCGTAGCAAAACGGCAGGCGCAGGAAACGCTCGAATGCCCCGTCCAGGCCGAAGCGGGGCCCCGGCACAAGGCCCAGGCCCTCGGCCCGGGCGGCCAACGCAAGGGCCGAGGTGGAGATGGTCTCGGTGTTGATCCACAAGGAGACGCCGCCGTCGGGGACGTTGACGGTCCACTGGGGCAGATGTTCGGCAAGCAGGCCCACCAGCGTGTCGCGCCCGCGCCGCAGGTCGGCGCTGCGGTTGGCCCGCAGGAGGGGCAGCTCGCGCACCAGCGAGGTGGCCACGAGTTGTTCGAACAACGGGGTGCCAAGGTCCGACGCCGGCCGGTTGCGCAGGAGCCTGGCCAGGATTTCGCGGGAGCCGCGGATCCAGCCGATGCGCAGCCCGCCCCAGGCGATCTTGCCGAGCGAGCCCAGCGTCACCACATTGGGCGAGAAGCAGGCCAGCGGCGGCAGTTCGCCGCGACTGATGTCCAGGAACGCCGTGGTTTCGTCGGCCACCAGCACCGTGCCCTCCCGCTGGGCCGCGGCGGCAAGGTATTCGCGTTCGTGGATGGACATGCTCATCCCGGTGGGGTTGTGGAAGTCGGGCATCAGGAAGGCCATGCTGGGGGCGGCCCGGCGGATCTGCAGCAGCGCCTCGGGCAGGTCCCAGCCGCCTTCGGCCCGGACGGGGAACGCCAGGATGCGGGCGCCCACAGTGGCAAAGGTGTCAAGGGCGTGCGGGTAGGTGGGCTGTTCCACCAGGATCCGTTCGCCGGGGGAGTACAAGGTGCG
Proteins encoded in this window:
- the yczR gene encoding MocR-like transcription factor YczR codes for the protein MNTFVTGRRLARELGEWRSSAPAYRSLADRIRVLLMDGRLASGARLPAERELSTALDLSRTTVAAAYSKLREDGYLASVRGSGSTLVLPGRERGEHATHQGLALDFTKATAPAYPGMAAAFAAAAEEMPCHLGHDGFDMVGLPDLREAIAQSYNDRGLPTSADQIMVTIGAQHALNLVTRTLYSPGERILVEQPTYPHALDTFATVGARILAFPVRAEGGWDLPEALLQIRRAAPSMAFLMPDFHNPTGMSMSIHEREYLAAAAQREGTVLVADETTAFLDISRGELPPLACFSPNVVTLGSLGKIAWGGLRIGWIRGSREILARLLRNRPASDLGTPLFEQLVATSLVRELPLLRANRSADLRRGRDTLVGLLAEHLPQWTVNVPDGGVSLWINTETISTSALALAARAEGLGLVPGPRFGLDGAFERFLRLPFCYADEQMSEGVAILARLSSRVGSDPLRMPLQAVI